The following coding sequences lie in one Microvirga sp. 17 mud 1-3 genomic window:
- a CDS encoding M23 family metallopeptidase, whose amino-acid sequence MSSSTSDDSRSGFPAREHLRSVFGMDLGHEPPLSPSGGETREVDRRDVNLRWLGASVLTGVTGALLIGASIYIALEGETTSASAPERAIVGTMPTDAENRTINTARKGDRLNRSETVASAKQSFRAPMTIRNGDREAIKVRQFVRVATNLSLNSGVFATDIPRFDPMRLFNDNSQERAVEPPAEIADADVSVVRLDLAALSVAASAPSLSDDDVLALLEEERRVSSEAGRRTSFPIPAQQMLSRTLRQPDALGEALGYARIIDTPFSTIDVRVIPENVTNLPKLDQRGTNPLVEERDVVLKKGETLETVLRAYGAEPGQIDGIATALSARIKTASLAEGQHLRILIAPGPRLGDPRQIVRVIVLGERGIDAIAATNDRGVFVSVTPVNDTDGTQTASAEEEEEDDAEGSGRGVRLYESLYETALKNDLPRKTVDELVRIFGYDVDFQRRVSSGDTFEVFYGADEDGGLPEVLYASLSVGGETRRVYRYQGDDGGIDFFDESGRSLKKFLLRKPIAEGILRSGFGSRYHPILGYTRPHTGIDWANRIGTPILAAGNGTIIKAGWESGYGRRVEIQHANGYVTTYNHMSGFGKGVAPGARVQQGQVVGYLGSTGLSTGPHLHYEVLINGSFVDPLKIRLPKSRELEGRSLVEFKRQREQVDELMSHASASASIAQRADLR is encoded by the coding sequence ATGAGCTCCTCCACGTCCGACGACAGCCGCAGCGGGTTCCCTGCCAGGGAACACCTCCGTAGCGTGTTCGGCATGGACCTCGGCCATGAGCCGCCGCTCAGCCCGTCCGGAGGAGAGACCCGGGAGGTCGACCGGCGCGACGTGAACCTGCGTTGGCTCGGAGCGAGCGTGCTCACGGGCGTTACCGGCGCCCTTCTGATCGGCGCGTCCATCTATATTGCTCTCGAGGGCGAAACCACTTCGGCCAGCGCGCCGGAGCGCGCCATCGTCGGGACGATGCCGACGGATGCCGAGAACCGCACCATCAACACGGCCCGCAAGGGCGACCGGCTGAACCGGAGCGAGACGGTCGCATCCGCCAAGCAGAGCTTCCGGGCCCCGATGACCATCCGCAACGGCGACCGGGAGGCCATCAAGGTCCGCCAGTTCGTCCGGGTGGCCACGAACCTGTCCCTGAACTCCGGCGTCTTCGCGACCGACATTCCCCGCTTCGACCCGATGCGCCTCTTCAACGACAACAGCCAGGAGCGCGCGGTCGAGCCGCCGGCGGAGATCGCCGACGCGGACGTCTCGGTGGTCCGGCTGGACCTTGCCGCATTGTCCGTCGCGGCAAGCGCCCCTTCCCTCTCGGATGACGACGTGCTCGCTCTCCTCGAGGAGGAGCGCCGGGTGTCCTCCGAGGCCGGCCGCCGCACCTCCTTTCCGATCCCGGCGCAGCAGATGCTCTCGCGCACCCTGCGCCAGCCCGACGCCCTGGGCGAGGCTCTCGGATATGCCCGGATCATCGATACGCCCTTCAGCACCATCGACGTCCGGGTGATTCCGGAAAACGTGACGAACCTGCCCAAGCTCGACCAGCGCGGGACCAACCCGTTGGTGGAGGAGCGCGATGTCGTCCTCAAGAAGGGCGAGACCCTGGAAACGGTCCTGCGCGCCTATGGGGCCGAACCCGGCCAGATCGACGGCATCGCGACGGCGCTCTCGGCCCGGATCAAGACGGCCAGCCTTGCGGAAGGCCAGCATCTGCGCATCCTGATCGCTCCCGGTCCACGTCTCGGCGACCCCCGGCAGATCGTCCGCGTCATCGTGCTGGGAGAGCGCGGAATCGACGCGATCGCGGCCACCAACGACCGGGGCGTCTTCGTCTCCGTGACGCCCGTCAACGACACGGACGGAACCCAGACCGCCTCTGCCGAGGAGGAAGAGGAGGATGATGCGGAGGGCAGCGGCCGCGGCGTCAGGCTCTACGAGAGCCTCTACGAGACGGCCCTCAAGAACGACCTGCCCCGGAAGACCGTGGACGAACTCGTGCGGATCTTCGGCTACGACGTGGATTTCCAGCGCCGGGTCTCATCGGGCGACACCTTCGAGGTCTTCTACGGAGCGGACGAAGACGGCGGTTTGCCGGAAGTCCTCTATGCATCCCTCTCGGTCGGAGGTGAGACCCGGCGTGTCTATCGCTACCAGGGCGACGATGGGGGCATCGACTTCTTCGACGAGAGCGGACGCTCCCTGAAGAAGTTCCTGCTCCGCAAGCCCATCGCGGAGGGCATCCTCAGGTCCGGCTTCGGCTCCCGCTATCACCCGATCCTGGGCTATACCCGGCCCCATACGGGAATCGACTGGGCGAACCGGATCGGGACGCCGATCCTCGCGGCCGGTAACGGCACCATCATCAAGGCCGGATGGGAATCGGGCTATGGCCGGCGCGTCGAGATCCAGCACGCCAACGGCTACGTGACCACGTACAACCATATGTCGGGCTTCGGCAAAGGCGTCGCGCCCGGCGCAAGGGTGCAGCAGGGCCAGGTCGTCGGTTATCTCGGCAGCACCGGCCTGTCGACCGGCCCGCACCTTCATTATGAAGTCCTCATCAACGGCAGCTTCGTCGATCCCCTGAAGATCCGCCTGCCCAAGAGCCGGGAGCTGGAGGGGCGCAGCCTCGTCGAGTTCAAGCGGCAGCGGGAGCAGGTGGACGAGCTGATGTCCCACGCCAGCGCTTCGGCCAGCATCGCCCAGCGGGCCGACCTGCGCTGA
- a CDS encoding AEC family transporter, protein MLDLLAIVLPVFGLIGIGYVARRGNLVSERMGEGLSEFVFSLSLPCLIFRTLVRAEIPAVQPWGYWISYFAGVAVVWALAMVIGKRFFSLKGVSAVVAGFSAGQANTVFVGVPMILKAYGDAGAVPLFLLIAVHLPVTMTLATLMAEGRQASPLVILRRLVTHPIVVGILAGSACRPLAPYLPGPLWQVIELLGSAAVPCALISMGIALRRYGLETGWKLPTLISGLKLILHPLLVLLLATYVFDMPPVWAGVAVLFASCPSGINAYLFAERYGEGVALASSAVTLSTVFALGTTLLWLYVLGVG, encoded by the coding sequence ATGCTCGACCTCCTCGCGATCGTCCTGCCGGTCTTTGGCCTGATCGGCATCGGATACGTGGCCAGGCGGGGAAATCTCGTGTCCGAGCGGATGGGCGAAGGCCTGTCGGAATTCGTCTTTTCCCTCTCCCTCCCGTGCCTGATCTTCCGGACCCTGGTCCGGGCCGAGATTCCGGCCGTCCAGCCCTGGGGTTATTGGATCTCGTATTTCGCCGGCGTCGCGGTTGTCTGGGCGCTGGCCATGGTGATCGGAAAGCGCTTCTTTTCGCTTAAAGGGGTCTCGGCCGTCGTGGCCGGCTTCTCGGCCGGCCAGGCGAACACCGTGTTCGTCGGGGTCCCGATGATTCTCAAGGCCTATGGGGATGCCGGGGCGGTGCCGCTCTTCCTGTTGATCGCCGTGCACCTCCCGGTGACCATGACCCTGGCGACGCTCATGGCAGAGGGACGGCAGGCCTCTCCGCTCGTGATCCTCCGCCGCCTCGTAACCCATCCGATCGTCGTCGGGATCCTCGCCGGCTCCGCCTGCCGCCCGCTGGCCCCCTATCTGCCGGGGCCGCTCTGGCAGGTGATCGAGCTCCTCGGGAGCGCTGCCGTCCCGTGCGCCCTGATCTCCATGGGGATCGCCCTTCGCCGCTATGGGCTCGAGACGGGCTGGAAGCTCCCGACCCTGATTTCGGGCCTCAAGCTCATCCTTCATCCGCTCCTGGTGCTGCTCCTGGCGACCTATGTCTTCGACATGCCGCCGGTCTGGGCCGGGGTGGCGGTCCTCTTCGCGTCCTGCCCGTCCGGCATCAATGCGTATCTCTTCGCGGAACGCTATGGGGAAGGCGTCGCCCTGGCGTCGAGCGCCGTCACGCTCTCGACGGTGTTCGCCCTCGGGACCACCCTGCTGTGGCTCTATGTGCTGGGGGTCGGCTGA
- the gluQRS gene encoding tRNA glutamyl-Q(34) synthetase GluQRS: MSVPVFRFAPSPNGRLHLGHARSALLNADFAARFSGRLLLRIEDIDLARCRPAYVAGILEDLTWLGLRWEEPVRRQSEHFDLYRAAAATLKAEGLLYPCFCSRKALAEAVARREEETCAPWPRDPDGAPAYPGTCKGLDAAEAERRIAAGEPHALRIDMEAALKRAGGALFYERFDRDGNAERVEAQPARWGDAVIVRKDIPTSYHLSVVVDDALQEVSHVVRGKDLEAATDLHVLLQRLLGLPTPLYHHHDLILDPMGDKLAKSRGSGALADLRARGVSAEAVRLLVL, encoded by the coding sequence ATGTCCGTGCCCGTCTTCCGCTTCGCCCCCAGCCCGAACGGGCGGCTCCATCTGGGGCACGCCCGGTCGGCGCTCCTGAACGCCGATTTCGCCGCCCGGTTCTCGGGCCGCCTGCTCCTGCGCATCGAGGATATCGATCTTGCCCGCTGCCGTCCGGCCTATGTGGCGGGCATCCTCGAGGACCTGACCTGGCTCGGCCTGCGCTGGGAGGAGCCCGTCCGCCGGCAATCCGAGCATTTCGATCTCTACCGCGCAGCCGCCGCGACCCTGAAGGCGGAAGGCCTCCTCTACCCTTGCTTCTGCTCCCGCAAGGCCCTGGCCGAGGCGGTGGCCCGCCGCGAGGAGGAGACATGTGCGCCCTGGCCGCGCGATCCGGATGGTGCTCCCGCCTATCCGGGAACCTGCAAGGGGCTCGATGCCGCCGAGGCCGAGCGCCGGATCGCGGCGGGCGAGCCGCATGCGCTGAGAATCGACATGGAGGCCGCGCTGAAGCGGGCAGGCGGGGCGCTTTTCTATGAGCGGTTCGACCGGGACGGGAATGCCGAGAGGGTGGAGGCGCAGCCCGCCCGCTGGGGTGACGCCGTCATCGTGCGCAAGGACATTCCGACGAGCTATCACCTGTCCGTGGTCGTGGACGACGCCCTGCAGGAAGTCAGTCATGTGGTCCGCGGGAAGGATCTCGAGGCCGCGACGGACCTCCACGTTCTCCTTCAGAGGCTCCTCGGCCTACCGACGCCCCTCTACCACCACCACGACCTGATCCTCGACCCGATGGGCGACAAGCTGGCGAAGAGCCGGGGCTCGGGGGCCCTGGCAGATCTGCGCGCCCGGGGCGTATCGGCCGAGGCCGTCAGGCTTCTGGTTTTGTGA
- a CDS encoding HpcH/HpaI aldolase/citrate lyase family protein translates to MTPHSSLPDRLKAGSPALAAWCGLPEPSVPGILAREAFDAVVIDMQHGAIDFAATVRAIPLIAAAGKPAMARIPVGDFGMASRLLDAGASGVIAPMINTLEDARRFAAAMKFPPVGERSWGPHGALSITGLGPGEYFKGGNGLTLALAMIETREALAIIDDILALPGIDGVFIGPSDLSIGLSQGRELDPVSAAVEEALSHTVARTRAAGKIAGIYAASGERAAEHTRQGFQLVSIASDTALLRNGAQMALRAARG, encoded by the coding sequence ATGACGCCCCATTCGTCGCTGCCGGACCGGCTGAAAGCCGGTTCCCCCGCCCTTGCCGCATGGTGTGGGCTGCCGGAGCCGTCGGTGCCCGGCATCCTGGCCAGGGAGGCGTTCGATGCGGTGGTCATCGACATGCAGCATGGGGCCATCGACTTCGCCGCGACGGTCCGGGCAATTCCGCTCATCGCGGCGGCCGGGAAGCCCGCCATGGCCCGGATCCCGGTCGGGGATTTCGGGATGGCGTCGCGCCTTCTCGACGCGGGAGCCTCCGGGGTGATCGCCCCCATGATCAACACGCTCGAGGATGCCCGCCGTTTCGCGGCTGCGATGAAGTTTCCGCCCGTGGGCGAGCGCAGCTGGGGACCGCACGGCGCCTTGAGCATTACGGGTCTCGGGCCCGGCGAGTATTTTAAGGGCGGGAACGGCCTGACCCTGGCGCTTGCCATGATCGAGACCCGGGAAGCCCTCGCGATCATTGACGACATCCTGGCTCTTCCGGGGATCGACGGGGTCTTCATCGGCCCCTCCGATCTCTCCATCGGCCTGTCGCAGGGGCGGGAGCTCGATCCGGTGAGCGCGGCCGTCGAGGAGGCGCTCAGCCATACGGTTGCCCGCACCCGCGCGGCCGGCAAGATCGCCGGAATTTACGCTGCCTCCGGCGAGCGCGCCGCGGAGCACACGCGCCAGGGCTTCCAGCTGGTCTCCATCGCCAGCGACACGGCCCTCCTGCGCAACGGCGCGCAGATGGCTCTGAGGGCTGCCCGCGGCTGA
- a CDS encoding DUF1476 domain-containing protein translates to MTAFDERKDAFEKKFAHDEELRFKATARRNKLFGLWVAAQLGKTGADAEEYAKSVVLADFEEAGDADVIRKVRADLEAAGKPADEAELTRKLSEQMARAVDEIKAGL, encoded by the coding sequence ATGACCGCCTTCGACGAGCGCAAGGACGCATTCGAAAAGAAGTTTGCACACGATGAGGAACTTCGTTTCAAGGCGACCGCTCGCCGCAACAAGCTCTTCGGCCTCTGGGTTGCGGCCCAGCTCGGCAAGACCGGAGCGGACGCCGAGGAATACGCCAAGAGCGTCGTGCTGGCCGATTTCGAGGAAGCGGGCGATGCCGACGTGATCCGCAAGGTCCGGGCCGATCTCGAAGCGGCCGGCAAGCCGGCGGACGAGGCTGAACTGACCCGCAAGCTGAGCGAGCAGATGGCCCGCGCGGTCGACGAAATCAAAGCCGGCCTCTGA
- the purC gene encoding phosphoribosylaminoimidazolesuccinocarboxamide synthase has translation MDFLKPRYTPMNRRRRIYEGKAKVLYEGPEPGTLIQHFKDDATAFNAKKHEVIDGKGVLNNRISEYIFQNLNDIGVPTHFIRRLNMREQLIREVEIIPLEVVVRNVAAGSLSQRLGLEEGTQLPRSIIEFYYKNDKLNDPMVSEEHITAFGWATPQEIDDIMALAIRVNDFLSGLFLGVGIRLVDFKMETGRLWEGEMMRIVVADEISPDSCRLWDIKSKDKLDKDRFRRDMGGLVEAYSEVARRLGIMSENENPTMGGPRLVQ, from the coding sequence ATGGATTTCCTCAAACCACGGTATACGCCTATGAATCGCCGCCGTCGCATCTATGAGGGCAAGGCGAAGGTCCTCTATGAAGGGCCGGAGCCCGGAACGCTCATCCAGCACTTCAAGGATGATGCCACCGCCTTCAATGCCAAGAAGCATGAAGTGATCGACGGGAAGGGCGTCCTGAACAACCGGATTTCGGAATACATCTTCCAGAATCTGAACGATATCGGCGTCCCGACCCACTTCATCCGCCGCCTCAACATGCGCGAGCAGCTGATTCGCGAAGTGGAGATCATTCCGCTCGAGGTGGTGGTACGGAACGTCGCAGCCGGCTCCCTGTCCCAGCGCCTGGGCCTGGAAGAGGGTACCCAGCTGCCCCGCTCGATCATCGAATTCTATTACAAGAACGACAAGCTCAACGACCCGATGGTGTCGGAGGAGCACATCACGGCCTTCGGCTGGGCGACGCCCCAGGAGATCGACGACATCATGGCGCTGGCCATCCGGGTCAACGACTTCCTGTCCGGCCTCTTCCTCGGCGTCGGCATCCGTCTCGTCGACTTCAAGATGGAGACGGGCCGCCTCTGGGAAGGCGAGATGATGCGCATCGTCGTCGCCGACGAGATCTCCCCGGATTCCTGCCGCCTCTGGGACATCAAGTCCAAGGACAAGCTCGACAAGGACCGCTTCCGCCGCGACATGGGCGGCCTGGTTGAGGCCTATTCCGAGGTTGCCCGCCGCCTCGGCATCATGTCCGAGAACGAGAACCCCACCATGGGTGGCCCGCGCCTCGTCCAGTGA
- the purS gene encoding phosphoribosylformylglycinamidine synthase subunit PurS, which translates to MKARVTVTLKNGVLDPQGKAIEGALKSLGVDGIANVRQGKVFDIELDTTDKAKAEAALKAACEKLLANTVIENYRVDLA; encoded by the coding sequence ATGAAAGCCCGCGTCACCGTGACCCTCAAGAACGGCGTTCTCGATCCCCAGGGCAAGGCCATCGAAGGGGCCCTCAAGTCCCTCGGGGTCGACGGCATCGCCAATGTCCGCCAGGGCAAGGTCTTCGATATCGAGCTCGACACGACCGACAAGGCCAAGGCGGAGGCCGCCCTCAAGGCCGCCTGCGAGAAGCTCCTGGCGAACACCGTCATCGAAAACTACCGCGTCGACCTGGCCTGA
- the purQ gene encoding phosphoribosylformylglycinamidine synthase subunit PurQ, with product MKSAVIVFPGSNREGDVMRALKAAGSQVEKVWHAETDLPKGTDLVVLPGGFSYGDYLRCGAIAGRATVMDAVRAHAARGGLVLGICNGFQILCESGLLPGILMRNANLRFICHRQFLRVERNDTAFTRAYEKGQAIDVCVAHGEGNYTADGETLKRLEGEGLVAFRYCDANGHVTPDANRNGSMNSIAGIYSDKLNVLGMMPHPENLIEDLVGGTDGRGLFESLVSSFPKAA from the coding sequence ATGAAATCCGCCGTCATCGTTTTTCCCGGATCCAATCGCGAAGGCGATGTGATGCGGGCGCTTAAAGCCGCCGGCTCCCAGGTCGAGAAGGTCTGGCATGCCGAGACCGATTTGCCCAAGGGCACGGACCTCGTGGTCCTGCCGGGCGGTTTTTCCTATGGCGATTATCTTCGCTGCGGCGCCATTGCGGGGCGGGCCACGGTCATGGATGCGGTGCGGGCGCATGCGGCGCGCGGCGGCCTCGTACTTGGCATCTGCAACGGCTTCCAGATCCTGTGCGAATCGGGGCTCCTGCCAGGCATCCTGATGCGCAACGCGAACCTCAGATTCATCTGCCATCGCCAGTTCCTGCGGGTGGAGCGCAACGACACCGCCTTCACCCGGGCCTATGAGAAGGGCCAGGCGATCGATGTGTGCGTTGCCCACGGAGAAGGCAATTACACAGCCGACGGCGAGACCCTGAAGCGCCTCGAAGGCGAGGGCCTCGTGGCCTTCCGCTACTGCGATGCGAACGGCCATGTGACGCCGGATGCCAACCGCAACGGCTCCATGAACTCCATTGCGGGCATCTATTCCGACAAGCTCAACGTCCTCGGCATGATGCCGCATCCGGAGAACCTGATCGAGGATCTCGTCGGCGGGACGGATGGGCGCGGGCTCTTCGAGAGCCTTGTGTCGAGTTTTCCGAAAGCGGCTTGA
- the purL gene encoding phosphoribosylformylglycinamidine synthase subunit PurL, protein MIRNDVAITPELVKEHGLKPDEYERFVQLIGRTPTITELGIVSAMWNEHCSYKSSRLHLRGLPTSAPWVIQGPGENAGVIDIGDGLACIFKMESHNHPSFIEPYQGATTGVGGILRDVFTMGARPIAALNFLRFGSPDHPKTRHLVSGVVAGIGGYGNSFGVPTVGGSVGFHPRYNGNILVNAMAVGLARTDEIFYAAATGVGNPIVYLGSKTGRDGIHGATMASAEFDDASEEKRPTVQVGDPFAEKLLLEACLELMKSGAVIAIQDMGAAGLTCSAVEMGAKGNLGVELDLDKVPTREEGMTAYEMMLSESQERMLMVLKPGMEKDAEAIFRKWGLDFAIIGRTTDTLRFVVKHHGEVMADLPIKELGDEAPVYDRPHLPNTHLPVVAPESVAAPVSHGEALLRLAGSPDQCSKRWVWEQYDHLILGNTVQMPGGDAAVVRVEDGPKGLAMTTDVTPRYCEADPVEGGRQAVAEAWRNITAVGGLPLAITDNLNFGNPERPEVMGQFVGCLKGISEACRALDFPVVSGNVSLYNETNGQGILPTPAIGGVGVLDDVTVNASVAFKREEDALILIGETAGWLGQSIYLRDVCGREEGAPPPVDLAAERRNGDFVRQLIRSRQVDTVHDLSDGGLALALAEMAMAGGIGAIVASAPEDLPLHAFLFGEDQARYILAVRPDDAADILYEANAVGVPALVLGVTGGDSLILPGGEAISVEKLKAAHESWLPDYMAGKA, encoded by the coding sequence ATGATCCGCAACGACGTCGCCATTACTCCGGAGCTGGTGAAGGAGCATGGGCTGAAGCCCGACGAATACGAGCGCTTCGTGCAGCTCATCGGGCGCACGCCGACCATCACGGAGCTCGGCATCGTCTCGGCCATGTGGAACGAGCACTGCTCCTACAAATCCTCCCGCCTCCACCTGCGCGGCCTGCCCACCAGCGCGCCCTGGGTCATCCAGGGACCGGGCGAGAATGCGGGCGTGATCGATATCGGCGACGGGCTCGCCTGCATCTTCAAGATGGAAAGCCACAACCACCCCTCCTTCATCGAGCCCTACCAGGGCGCGACGACGGGCGTGGGCGGAATCCTGCGTGACGTGTTCACCATGGGGGCGCGGCCCATCGCGGCCCTCAACTTCCTGCGCTTCGGATCGCCCGACCATCCCAAGACCCGTCATCTTGTCTCCGGTGTGGTGGCGGGCATCGGCGGCTACGGCAATTCCTTCGGCGTGCCGACAGTGGGCGGCAGCGTGGGCTTCCACCCCCGCTACAACGGCAACATCCTGGTCAACGCCATGGCGGTGGGCCTCGCCCGGACGGACGAGATCTTCTATGCGGCCGCCACGGGCGTCGGGAACCCCATCGTATATCTCGGCTCCAAGACCGGCCGCGACGGCATCCACGGCGCCACAATGGCGTCGGCGGAATTCGACGACGCCTCGGAGGAGAAGCGCCCGACCGTGCAGGTGGGCGATCCCTTCGCCGAAAAGCTGCTGCTGGAGGCCTGCCTGGAGCTCATGAAGTCCGGCGCCGTCATCGCGATCCAGGACATGGGCGCGGCCGGCCTCACCTGCTCGGCCGTCGAGATGGGCGCGAAGGGCAATCTCGGCGTGGAGCTCGACCTCGACAAGGTGCCGACCCGCGAAGAGGGCATGACCGCCTACGAGATGATGCTCTCGGAGAGCCAGGAGCGCATGCTCATGGTGCTCAAGCCCGGCATGGAGAAGGACGCGGAGGCGATCTTCCGCAAATGGGGCCTCGATTTCGCGATCATCGGCCGGACCACGGACACTCTCCGCTTCGTGGTGAAGCACCATGGCGAGGTGATGGCCGACCTGCCGATCAAGGAGCTGGGCGACGAGGCGCCGGTCTATGACCGTCCGCACCTGCCCAACACCCATCTGCCGGTCGTCGCGCCCGAGAGCGTCGCGGCGCCCGTCTCGCACGGCGAGGCGCTCCTCAGGCTCGCGGGCTCGCCCGACCAGTGCTCCAAGCGCTGGGTCTGGGAGCAGTACGACCACCTGATCCTCGGCAACACCGTCCAGATGCCGGGCGGCGATGCGGCGGTGGTGCGCGTGGAGGACGGCCCGAAGGGGCTCGCCATGACGACCGACGTGACGCCGCGCTATTGCGAGGCGGACCCGGTCGAGGGCGGCCGGCAGGCCGTCGCCGAGGCCTGGCGTAACATCACGGCCGTCGGCGGGCTGCCGCTCGCGATCACCGACAACCTCAATTTCGGCAATCCGGAGCGGCCCGAGGTGATGGGCCAGTTCGTCGGCTGCCTGAAGGGCATTTCCGAGGCCTGCCGGGCCCTCGACTTCCCGGTCGTGTCCGGCAACGTCTCCCTCTACAACGAGACCAACGGCCAGGGCATCCTGCCGACCCCGGCCATCGGCGGCGTCGGCGTGCTCGACGACGTGACGGTGAACGCCTCGGTCGCCTTCAAGCGCGAGGAAGATGCCCTCATCCTCATCGGCGAGACGGCGGGCTGGCTCGGCCAGTCGATTTACCTGCGCGACGTCTGCGGCCGCGAGGAAGGCGCTCCGCCGCCGGTCGATCTCGCGGCCGAACGGCGCAACGGCGATTTCGTGCGCCAGCTCATCCGCTCGCGCCAGGTCGATACGGTCCACGATCTTTCCGACGGGGGCCTTGCCCTCGCGCTCGCCGAAATGGCCATGGCGGGCGGGATCGGCGCCATCGTGGCGAGTGCGCCGGAGGACCTTCCGCTTCATGCCTTCCTGTTCGGCGAAGATCAGGCCCGCTACATCCTGGCGGTCCGCCCGGACGATGCGGCCGACATCCTCTACGAGGCCAACGCCGTCGGCGTGCCCGCCCTGGTGCTCGGCGTGACCGGGGGCGATTCGTTGATTCTCCCCGGCGGAGAGGCCATATCGGTGGAAAAACTGAAGGCGGCGCACGAATCGTGGCTGCCGGACTACATGGCCGGCAAGGCCTGA
- a CDS encoding BolA family protein, translating into MPMDARDIETMIKAALPDAQVEIKDLAGDGDHYAATVISTAFKGKSRVQQHQMVYAALQGRMGGALHALALTTQAPDN; encoded by the coding sequence ATGCCCATGGATGCCCGCGACATCGAGACCATGATCAAGGCGGCCCTGCCCGACGCCCAGGTCGAGATCAAGGACCTGGCCGGCGACGGCGACCATTATGCCGCCACGGTCATTTCGACTGCCTTCAAGGGGAAAAGCCGGGTCCAGCAGCACCAGATGGTCTATGCGGCGCTGCAAGGCCGCATGGGTGGGGCGCTGCATGCCCTTGCGCTGACCACCCAGGCGCCCGACAATTGA
- the grxD gene encoding Grx4 family monothiol glutaredoxin: MTDARQVIDNEVKSNDVVLFMKGTPQFPMCGFSGQVVQILNYLGVPYKGVNVLEDEGIRQGIKDYSNWPTIPQLYVKGEFVGGCDITREMFQAGELQQLFADKGIAVQQGA, encoded by the coding sequence ATGACCGACGCCCGCCAGGTGATCGACAACGAAGTGAAGTCCAACGACGTGGTGCTCTTCATGAAGGGCACGCCGCAATTCCCCATGTGCGGGTTCTCGGGCCAGGTGGTCCAGATCCTGAACTACCTGGGCGTGCCCTATAAGGGCGTGAACGTCCTCGAGGACGAGGGCATCCGCCAGGGCATCAAGGATTATTCCAACTGGCCGACCATCCCGCAGCTCTACGTGAAGGGCGAGTTCGTGGGCGGCTGCGACATCACCCGCGAGATGTTCCAGGCCGGGGAGCTGCAGCAGCTCTTCGCCGACAAGGGCATCGCGGTCCAGCAGGGCGCCTGA
- a CDS encoding TlpA disulfide reductase family protein, giving the protein MTTTPPSPAKRSAPRLAGLGLGLLVLLGAGAAWYGLADHNGSGSIPGECRATQAMTERLKPLATGELAAVTVGTTPKPPPVIAFNGPDGQAKSLGDFKGRTVLVNLWATWCVPCREEMPALDKLQAALGGKEFEVVAINVDTRNAEKPKAWLQDNGIHNLAYYADPSGKVLQVLQKSGHVVGLPTTLIVGPSGCEVALLKGPAEWASPDAMAFVKAALEPQTGR; this is encoded by the coding sequence ATGACGACGACACCTCCTTCCCCCGCCAAACGATCCGCCCCCCGGCTTGCCGGCCTTGGCCTCGGTCTCCTGGTGCTCCTGGGCGCAGGCGCGGCCTGGTACGGCCTCGCCGACCACAACGGCTCCGGCAGCATTCCGGGCGAATGTCGCGCCACCCAGGCCATGACCGAGCGCCTGAAGCCCCTGGCCACGGGCGAACTTGCGGCCGTCACGGTCGGGACCACGCCGAAGCCGCCGCCGGTCATCGCCTTCAACGGGCCCGACGGCCAGGCGAAGAGCCTCGGCGACTTCAAGGGCAGGACGGTTCTCGTCAACCTGTGGGCGACCTGGTGCGTGCCGTGCCGGGAGGAGATGCCCGCCCTCGACAAGCTCCAGGCCGCGCTCGGCGGCAAGGAGTTCGAGGTGGTGGCCATCAACGTGGACACGCGCAACGCCGAGAAGCCGAAAGCCTGGCTCCAGGACAACGGCATCCACAACCTGGCCTATTATGCCGATCCGTCCGGAAAGGTCCTGCAGGTCCTGCAGAAATCCGGCCATGTGGTCGGCCTGCCGACGACCCTGATCGTCGGACCCTCCGGCTGTGAGGTCGCGCTTCTCAAGGGGCCGGCCGAATGGGCCTCCCCCGATGCCATGGCCTTCGTGAAGGCGGCGCTGGAGCCTCAGACCGGCCGTTGA
- a CDS encoding lipoprotein produces MSSSLTFSRIALITGILALSLAACGRRGALEPPPDPSAPQQKQTSSQPSPDGALPSPVGTPSSKNTNRGYTIPKDPFILDPIL; encoded by the coding sequence ATGTCGTCCAGCCTTACTTTTTCGCGGATCGCGCTGATCACCGGGATTCTCGCCCTCAGCCTCGCGGCCTGCGGCCGCCGGGGCGCGCTCGAGCCGCCGCCGGATCCGTCCGCCCCCCAGCAGAAGCAGACCAGCAGCCAGCCCAGCCCGGACGGCGCCCTGCCCTCCCCGGTCGGAACGCCCAGCTCGAAAAATACCAATCGCGGGTACACGATCCCGAAGGATCCCTTCATCCTCGATCCGATCCTCTAA